One genomic region from Fulvitalea axinellae encodes:
- a CDS encoding DUF1566 domain-containing protein, producing MRIFIILFLVCASVSSYAQEGAELKATIVGSGSPKYNPDRSGPSVLVSYKDTKILVDMGNGTQANLDKGKIRMKQLDGLLFTHHHLDHNEEFTPIFIRCLLGGNRFLVAGPAPTSGFVSSIINLYDEDIEYRMRKSGRTLNDVKNNYGVKDLKGGETFTIGEIKVSSAKVNHSIHTVAYRFDAGGKSIVISGDLVYSQSLPALAKDADILIIDSGGAIKKGGRKRANGGSGKKRAGNKERAHVTLEESSLMAKKSNVKALVLTHFVNAEIDEEATVKELRKNYKGEIIFSEDMMTVPSGKNITARQDKKDTKHPYPIVDTGISNYYSDVTTISKPSEGDAFYGQDANYNGHSPSYTDNGDGTVTDNVTGLMWAKDMGNKLTYQEAFQKAKKSKLAGYSDWRVPTIKELYSLILFTGKVKGQHAVDFFIDTKYFNQPLGDTKKGEREIDAQTWSSTEYVGKTMRNDETVFGVNFVDGRIKGYPKYNPRTRDENKMYFRLVRGNPDYGKNRFVDNGDGTVSDLATGLMWQKADDGLARNWEESLDYAENLELANHKDWRLPNAKELQSIVDYNRSPKTEKSPAIDPIFGTTEMTDPEGNTGQYPYFWTSTTHLDGKNPNESAVYIAFGESQGKMRGRLMDVHGAGSQRSDPKSGNKSSYPQFFGPQGDVRYVYNFVRAVRNIDGTNNLNTEPGIKTETPKTEKKQKSSFSKMLQRMDTNRDGKISKHEAKGKLKENFSRRDKNRDNYITEDEVNKRK from the coding sequence ATGAGAATATTTATAATCCTGTTTTTGGTTTGTGCTAGTGTAAGTTCCTATGCACAAGAAGGCGCCGAGCTAAAAGCCACCATAGTCGGTTCCGGTTCTCCAAAGTATAACCCCGACCGCTCGGGGCCTTCGGTTCTTGTCAGTTATAAGGACACGAAGATTTTGGTCGATATGGGAAACGGCACCCAAGCGAACCTGGACAAAGGCAAAATCCGGATGAAGCAATTGGATGGCCTACTTTTCACTCACCATCATTTGGATCATAACGAGGAGTTTACCCCTATTTTTATCCGTTGTCTTTTGGGCGGAAACAGGTTTCTGGTCGCCGGTCCCGCTCCTACTTCAGGTTTTGTCTCTTCGATCATCAACTTATATGACGAGGATATAGAATACAGAATGAGAAAAAGCGGCCGGACGCTGAATGACGTTAAGAATAACTATGGAGTAAAAGACTTGAAGGGTGGCGAGACTTTTACAATCGGCGAAATCAAGGTAAGTAGCGCTAAAGTGAACCACTCCATTCATACGGTGGCTTACAGATTTGACGCCGGAGGAAAGTCGATCGTGATTTCCGGAGACTTGGTCTATTCCCAAAGCTTGCCGGCCTTGGCCAAAGACGCGGACATTCTGATTATAGATTCCGGCGGAGCCATTAAAAAAGGCGGAAGGAAAAGAGCTAACGGAGGCTCGGGAAAAAAGCGGGCGGGAAATAAGGAAAGGGCCCATGTTACGTTGGAAGAAAGTTCGCTTATGGCGAAAAAATCCAATGTCAAAGCCTTGGTGTTAACCCATTTTGTAAATGCCGAAATAGACGAAGAGGCGACTGTAAAAGAGTTGCGCAAGAACTATAAGGGCGAGATCATTTTTTCCGAAGACATGATGACTGTCCCCTCGGGGAAAAACATTACCGCCAGACAAGATAAGAAAGACACAAAACATCCTTACCCAATTGTCGATACAGGCATTAGTAACTATTATTCGGATGTCACCACAATCTCGAAACCGTCCGAAGGCGACGCTTTTTACGGGCAGGACGCTAACTATAACGGTCATTCGCCTTCATATACGGACAATGGGGACGGAACGGTAACGGATAATGTGACGGGCCTGATGTGGGCGAAGGATATGGGAAATAAACTGACCTATCAGGAGGCGTTCCAAAAGGCCAAGAAATCGAAACTTGCCGGTTATTCGGATTGGAGGGTGCCCACTATCAAAGAGTTGTATTCCCTGATTTTATTCACTGGAAAAGTAAAAGGGCAACATGCCGTCGATTTTTTTATCGATACAAAATACTTTAACCAACCGCTTGGGGACACCAAAAAAGGAGAACGTGAGATTGACGCTCAAACGTGGTCGTCGACGGAATATGTAGGCAAGACGATGCGGAATGACGAGACCGTATTCGGAGTGAATTTCGTGGACGGACGCATTAAAGGTTACCCCAAATACAACCCGAGAACACGTGACGAGAATAAAATGTATTTCCGTTTGGTAAGGGGAAATCCCGATTACGGCAAAAACCGGTTTGTGGATAACGGAGACGGAACGGTCAGCGATTTGGCCACCGGCCTAATGTGGCAAAAGGCCGATGACGGTTTGGCCAGAAACTGGGAAGAGTCGTTGGATTACGCCGAGAATCTTGAACTGGCAAACCATAAGGATTGGCGACTGCCCAACGCCAAGGAATTGCAAAGCATCGTGGATTACAACAGATCGCCCAAAACGGAGAAATCGCCCGCCATTGACCCCATTTTTGGCACTACAGAGATGACGGATCCTGAAGGCAACACAGGCCAATATCCGTATTTCTGGACAAGCACTACGCACTTGGATGGCAAAAACCCGAACGAAAGCGCCGTGTATATCGCTTTTGGAGAGAGCCAAGGCAAAATGCGTGGCAGATTGATGGATGTACACGGAGCGGGGAGCCAAAGAAGTGACCCAAAAAGTGGTAATAAGAGTTCGTATCCTCAATTTTTCGGTCCGCAGGGCGATGTCCGTTATGTGTATAATTTCGTGAGAGCCGTAAGGAATATTGACGGAACGAATAACCTGAATACCGAACCCGGGATTAAAACCGAAACGCCTAAAACGGAAAAAAAACAAAAGTCTTCTTTTTCAAAAATGCTCCAGCGAATGGACACCAACCGCGACGGGAAAATATCCAAGCACGAAGCGAAAGGAAAGCTCAAAGAGAATTTTTCCCGAAGGGATAAGAACCGGGACAATTATATTACCGAGGATGAAGTCAATAAAAGAAAATAG
- a CDS encoding RNA polymerase sigma factor, with protein sequence MKVNEFLDIITPMQRKLFRFALRLVDNVSEAEDVVQDVFLKLWKDPAQLRKCRNAEAWCMTMVRNRSLDRLRTEVKRKHIDIVEAWNLSHPGPTPHQSAEQNETMARVKGIIADLPDQQREVLHLRDVEGYAYEEIADMTGMNLGQVKVNIHRARRKVREQMENLPE encoded by the coding sequence ATGAAAGTAAACGAGTTTTTGGATATCATCACGCCCATGCAACGGAAACTGTTCCGTTTCGCCCTTCGCCTTGTCGATAACGTCAGCGAGGCCGAGGACGTGGTACAGGACGTGTTCCTGAAGCTCTGGAAAGACCCCGCCCAGCTCCGCAAATGCCGTAACGCCGAGGCTTGGTGCATGACTATGGTCAGAAACCGGTCGTTGGACCGGCTTCGTACCGAGGTGAAGCGAAAGCATATCGACATAGTCGAAGCTTGGAACTTGAGCCACCCGGGGCCAACGCCTCACCAAAGCGCCGAGCAAAACGAAACCATGGCCCGGGTAAAGGGCATTATCGCCGACCTACCGGACCAACAGCGTGAGGTGTTGCATCTCCGCGACGTGGAAGGTTACGCTTATGAGGAAATAGCGGATATGACGGGAATGAATCTCGGCCAGGTAAAAGTAAACATCCATCGCGCCAGACGGAAAGTCCGCGAACAGATGGAAAATCTTCCCGAATAA
- a CDS encoding DUF4252 domain-containing protein has protein sequence MKTLIASLMIFCAGLSSAFAQSALDKFFSEYSRDERFTVVEIKPRLFSLMAEVANDDQDDFDSVITNLTGLKVLAADNVTNGLTMFKKAGAKLEKNRYEELLYVHKPNKTEVRFYIDEDKSGKIKELVLLSASPTNFVMLSITGNLDLDKISKLSGSADIPGMEDLDKVGGKKKKE, from the coding sequence ATGAAAACCTTAATCGCATCTCTAATGATATTTTGCGCTGGTCTTAGCTCGGCTTTTGCGCAAAGCGCTTTGGATAAATTCTTCTCCGAATATTCTCGAGACGAGCGCTTTACAGTTGTCGAAATCAAGCCCCGACTATTCAGCCTAATGGCCGAAGTCGCCAATGACGACCAAGACGATTTCGATAGCGTAATCACGAACCTGACAGGCTTAAAAGTCTTGGCCGCCGATAACGTAACGAATGGATTGACCATGTTCAAGAAGGCGGGTGCCAAACTCGAAAAGAACCGATACGAGGAGCTCCTTTATGTTCACAAACCCAACAAAACCGAAGTTCGCTTCTACATCGATGAGGACAAAAGCGGTAAAATCAAAGAACTGGTTCTGCTCTCGGCCTCACCCACCAATTTTGTGATGCTAAGCATCACCGGTAACCTGGATCTTGACAAGATCTCCAAGCTCTCCGGTAGCGCTGATATCCCAGGAATGGAAGATCTCGATAAAGTCGGGGGAAAGAAAAAGAAGGAGTAG
- a CDS encoding DUF4252 domain-containing protein, whose amino-acid sequence MKATVIAKSITALFLFSMFSTLSYCQSKYFEEIRNEFGKYDGVNTMSVSGNFLGMLSLFGEEQDKEVSEFINSVKSFSFMTVDKELPDLKGKLKIDDVVRKLRKDGYDELMTVKSNGNKGGDVDVMIKEAKGHVQGLIFLVRSDRNTVVLEMVCELKRKHLKKIVNSMKSDGMNLNF is encoded by the coding sequence ATGAAAGCCACAGTTATAGCCAAATCGATTACCGCTCTGTTTCTTTTTTCGATGTTCTCCACACTGAGCTATTGCCAGAGCAAATATTTTGAGGAAATCCGCAATGAGTTCGGAAAATACGACGGCGTAAACACTATGAGCGTATCCGGAAATTTCCTCGGTATGCTTTCGCTGTTCGGCGAAGAGCAGGACAAGGAAGTCAGCGAGTTTATCAATAGTGTTAAGAGTTTCAGCTTTATGACCGTGGACAAGGAGCTTCCTGACCTCAAAGGCAAACTGAAAATTGACGATGTGGTACGAAAACTACGCAAAGACGGCTATGACGAATTAATGACGGTAAAAAGCAACGGCAACAAGGGAGGTGACGTGGACGTGATGATAAAAGAGGCCAAAGGACATGTGCAGGGCCTAATCTTTCTGGTCCGTTCCGACCGAAATACCGTAGTGTTGGAAATGGTCTGCGAACTGAAGCGCAAGCACCTCAAAAAAATCGTCAACTCTATGAAAAGTGACGGAATGAATCTTAACTTTTAA
- a CDS encoding MGH1-like glycoside hydrolase domain-containing protein, which yields MLYTPEKTQRYLPLLGVLLLIATSCSRPKKLAGHDKTDHYANVLDMKHSPKKEREKDFVAFFDMGAWHGFALAGDGKSANGFSGPFSSGKNNGTWLSDCAARLELLDPKTGESLGKPRDEKKIAFPGRLEQSYRVADFQVELTLYFVDGRSNLVNAKITNTSDKNIDFDLRWAGSALGPKALIDAKNGGAGIFYEGDAQRFDVFPSEYSEIDLSGQSYSIQESKTLSLKANASLNRQVLQCLTFDSAERGKVIANRAQTFANAEKLYKENRKRWEGYVTGVTQGNHDWANGPAYRRLAVKCLQTLVSNWRSPAGELKHSGLFPSYHYRGFNGFWAWDSWKHAVALAYFDGKLAQDQILAMFDYQNERGMIADCVFRDTSIENHNWRDTKPPLAGWAVAEVYARTGDKEFLKVMYPKLKRYHEWWTKDRDHDKNGLCEYGSTDGTRVAAAWESGMDNAVRFDSAKMLKNNSKAWSLDQESVDLNSFLFDEKNRLAEIAGILGEKGEEARYRKEAKEMAERVRKTMYDEEDGYYYDVRIPGQSKIKVQGPEGWSPLWAGLATAKQAEKVKSVMLDPAKFNGKLPFPTLSMARPELKPVKGYWRGPVWVDQVYFAVSGLRRYGFTEEANAQTRKFIETAEGLLGNAPVRENYNPKTAEGLNAKHFSWTAAHILMMLKKEKPDVKL from the coding sequence ATGCTTTACACCCCCGAAAAAACACAACGATACCTGCCGTTGCTCGGCGTATTGCTTCTCATTGCCACTTCCTGTTCCAGACCGAAAAAATTGGCCGGACACGACAAGACCGACCACTACGCCAATGTATTGGACATGAAGCATAGCCCTAAGAAAGAAAGGGAAAAAGACTTCGTGGCCTTTTTTGATATGGGAGCTTGGCATGGGTTCGCCTTAGCGGGCGATGGCAAAAGCGCAAACGGCTTTTCCGGTCCGTTTTCCTCCGGCAAAAACAACGGCACTTGGCTATCGGACTGCGCGGCGAGGCTGGAACTGCTGGACCCGAAAACCGGCGAATCGCTAGGCAAACCAAGGGACGAAAAGAAAATCGCTTTCCCCGGCCGTTTGGAGCAGTCGTACCGCGTTGCGGACTTTCAGGTCGAACTGACACTCTATTTCGTTGACGGAAGGTCGAACTTGGTAAACGCCAAGATTACGAACACCTCGGACAAAAACATTGATTTTGATCTCCGTTGGGCCGGTAGCGCACTGGGCCCGAAAGCCTTGATCGACGCCAAAAACGGCGGAGCGGGTATTTTTTACGAAGGCGATGCGCAACGTTTCGACGTTTTCCCTTCGGAATATTCAGAAATCGACCTCAGCGGGCAATCATATTCCATTCAGGAAAGTAAAACGCTTAGCTTGAAAGCCAACGCCAGTCTTAACCGCCAAGTGTTGCAATGCCTGACCTTCGACAGCGCCGAACGCGGAAAAGTAATAGCCAACCGTGCCCAAACTTTCGCCAACGCGGAAAAACTCTATAAAGAAAACCGGAAGCGCTGGGAAGGCTACGTTACCGGCGTGACGCAAGGAAATCACGACTGGGCGAACGGCCCTGCGTACCGCCGATTGGCCGTAAAGTGTCTGCAAACGTTGGTGTCGAACTGGCGGAGCCCGGCGGGCGAGCTGAAGCATTCGGGCCTTTTCCCGTCTTACCACTACCGCGGGTTCAACGGCTTCTGGGCTTGGGATTCCTGGAAACACGCCGTAGCCTTGGCCTATTTCGACGGCAAGTTGGCGCAAGACCAAATCCTGGCCATGTTTGATTATCAGAACGAACGCGGCATGATCGCCGACTGCGTATTCCGCGACACCTCTATAGAAAACCACAACTGGCGCGACACCAAGCCCCCTTTGGCCGGATGGGCCGTAGCCGAAGTGTACGCGCGCACCGGCGACAAGGAATTCCTGAAAGTGATGTACCCGAAACTAAAGCGCTATCACGAGTGGTGGACCAAAGACCGTGACCACGACAAAAACGGCCTCTGCGAATACGGATCGACTGACGGAACCCGCGTGGCGGCGGCTTGGGAAAGCGGTATGGACAACGCCGTACGCTTCGACAGCGCGAAGATGCTGAAGAACAACTCGAAGGCATGGTCGCTGGACCAAGAGTCCGTAGACCTGAACTCTTTCTTATTTGATGAAAAAAATCGCCTTGCCGAAATAGCCGGAATTTTGGGTGAAAAAGGGGAGGAGGCCCGCTACCGCAAAGAAGCCAAGGAAATGGCTGAGCGTGTACGCAAAACGATGTATGACGAAGAAGACGGCTATTACTATGATGTCAGGATTCCGGGCCAAAGCAAAATCAAGGTTCAGGGACCTGAAGGCTGGTCGCCTTTATGGGCTGGCTTGGCCACGGCGAAACAAGCTGAGAAAGTAAAATCCGTAATGTTGGATCCCGCGAAATTCAATGGCAAATTGCCTTTCCCTACTTTGTCTATGGCCCGTCCGGAGCTAAAGCCTGTTAAAGGTTACTGGCGTGGCCCCGTTTGGGTAGACCAAGTGTATTTCGCCGTATCGGGTCTGCGCCGTTACGGTTTTACTGAAGAGGCCAACGCCCAAACACGTAAATTTATCGAAACCGCCGAAGGCTTGCTCGGCAACGCTCCAGTAAGGGAAAACTACAACCCGAAAACGGCCGAAGGGCTGAATGCCAAGCATTTCAGCTGGACGGCGGCGCATATCCTGATGATGTTGAAGAAAGAAAAGCCAGACGTAAAGCTATAG
- a CDS encoding beta-N-acetylhexosaminidase, translating to MREHTTGRTLIALFAMVLLACTQTFAEGKDKGINIIPKPVSLKTTGETFSLTESTKILYSKGLKEQADLLFSALSPATGWDFAVAESSKAKKGAISLLLTDNADLPAEGYSLKVSAKGIEILAQKPAGVFNGIQSLLQLLPENIYSDKRQRDIAWDVPGVEIEDAPTFAWRGMMLDVSRYFYEKDFVLKYIDMMAMYKLNVLHFHLIDDAGWRIEIKKYPKLTEIGAWRGEGANRSGGFYTQDELKEIVAYAKARNVEVIPEIEIPAHTLAALSAYPWLGCREMRHRVPTYHFISRDLYCVGKESTFDFLGDVFKEVFEIFPSKYVHIGGDEARYDRWKECDHCQKRKNSLGLKHDRELQVYFTNRVQKMVGKYGKTIVGWDEIVERGLAGKAVAMIWHNKKKAFTATADGHMAVMALTGHSYFDVAESRTPGEVKAATWLSPISLEKSYSFDPMLKGLDEKYRDQILGAQACLWTDQFIHGTKLQEILPLNENRSEVYAEYLTFPRMAALAEVCWTPKSDRAFPDFEGRMASHYNRYDFAGYGYRVPEPKLVSKKKVSNGFEISVENVVNGAEIRYTEDGSRPHSHSKLYTGSVKVKSLQDFQAITVINRKQYSLPFFFPEDYSKFKPYGKLMAKWAPTKISDKNYEIFKANATGKVNKNGVYEIAFLYTDGDNALEIESVALFKNGKQIGEDKHVGTAGKNANGNVYRFSVDQYETGAGFEIRAKVRGARGNHSYGVIFIKRTGDVQGI from the coding sequence ATGCGGGAACACACAACAGGCAGAACTTTAATCGCTCTTTTTGCGATGGTACTGCTGGCATGTACACAAACATTTGCCGAAGGCAAGGATAAGGGGATTAATATTATACCCAAACCCGTGTCTTTGAAAACCACGGGGGAGACTTTTTCCCTTACGGAATCGACTAAGATTCTTTATTCGAAAGGACTGAAAGAACAGGCCGACCTATTGTTTTCGGCGCTTTCGCCAGCTACGGGCTGGGACTTCGCCGTAGCGGAATCCTCAAAAGCAAAAAAGGGAGCGATCAGCTTGCTCTTGACCGACAATGCCGACTTGCCGGCCGAGGGCTATAGCCTGAAGGTTAGCGCCAAGGGAATCGAGATTTTGGCGCAAAAGCCGGCAGGCGTTTTTAACGGTATCCAGTCGCTGCTGCAACTGTTGCCGGAAAACATCTACAGCGACAAGCGCCAGAGAGATATCGCCTGGGACGTGCCCGGAGTGGAGATCGAGGATGCCCCTACCTTCGCGTGGCGCGGCATGATGCTGGATGTCAGCCGCTATTTCTACGAAAAGGACTTTGTGCTGAAGTACATCGACATGATGGCGATGTATAAGCTCAACGTATTGCATTTCCACCTGATTGACGATGCGGGTTGGAGAATCGAGATCAAGAAATATCCGAAACTTACCGAAATCGGTGCGTGGCGCGGCGAAGGCGCCAACCGCTCGGGCGGATTCTATACGCAGGACGAGCTGAAAGAGATTGTAGCTTACGCCAAGGCTCGCAACGTGGAAGTGATTCCGGAGATTGAGATCCCCGCACACACTTTGGCGGCATTGTCGGCTTACCCTTGGTTGGGATGTCGCGAGATGCGCCACCGTGTACCGACTTACCACTTTATCAGCCGTGACCTTTACTGCGTAGGCAAAGAGTCGACTTTCGATTTCCTTGGCGACGTATTCAAGGAAGTATTCGAGATTTTCCCTTCCAAATACGTTCACATCGGCGGTGACGAAGCCCGTTACGACCGCTGGAAAGAGTGCGACCATTGCCAAAAACGCAAGAATTCGCTCGGTCTGAAGCATGACCGCGAACTGCAGGTGTACTTCACCAACCGCGTTCAGAAAATGGTGGGCAAATACGGCAAAACCATCGTAGGTTGGGACGAGATCGTGGAACGCGGATTGGCAGGAAAAGCCGTAGCCATGATCTGGCACAACAAGAAAAAAGCCTTTACCGCCACCGCCGACGGGCACATGGCTGTGATGGCCCTGACCGGACACAGCTACTTCGACGTGGCGGAAAGCCGTACGCCAGGAGAGGTGAAAGCCGCCACTTGGTTGTCTCCTATCAGCTTGGAGAAATCATACAGCTTCGACCCGATGCTCAAGGGCTTGGACGAGAAATACCGTGACCAGATTCTCGGCGCGCAGGCTTGCCTGTGGACCGACCAGTTTATCCACGGCACAAAGCTTCAGGAGATCCTTCCACTGAACGAAAACCGTTCGGAAGTTTACGCCGAGTACCTGACCTTCCCGCGTATGGCGGCATTGGCCGAGGTATGCTGGACGCCGAAGAGCGACCGCGCCTTTCCGGATTTCGAAGGTCGTATGGCCAGCCATTACAACCGTTACGATTTTGCCGGATACGGATACCGCGTGCCGGAGCCTAAGCTCGTTTCCAAAAAGAAAGTGTCCAACGGTTTCGAGATCAGCGTTGAAAACGTAGTGAACGGCGCCGAAATCCGTTACACTGAGGATGGTTCCCGCCCGCACTCCCACTCTAAGCTGTATACAGGTTCGGTGAAAGTGAAGAGCCTTCAGGACTTCCAAGCCATTACGGTAATCAACCGCAAGCAGTACTCGTTGCCGTTCTTCTTCCCGGAGGATTACAGCAAGTTCAAGCCTTACGGAAAACTGATGGCCAAATGGGCGCCGACGAAGATTTCGGATAAAAACTATGAGATTTTCAAGGCCAACGCCACCGGCAAGGTGAATAAAAACGGCGTTTACGAAATCGCCTTCCTTTACACTGACGGCGACAACGCTTTGGAAATCGAGAGCGTGGCGTTGTTCAAAAACGGCAAGCAAATCGGTGAGGACAAGCACGTAGGAACCGCCGGCAAGAACGCCAACGGAAACGTATACCGCTTCAGCGTGGACCAGTACGAAACAGGAGCCGGCTTCGAGATCCGCGCCAAAGTACGTGGTGCTCGTGGCAACCACAGCTACGGCGTAATCTTCATCAAACGCACCGGCGACGTTCAAGGAATTTAA
- a CDS encoding IS701 family transposase, with protein MKRRDGFELYTDYLIASRGQATSTGLSASLDNQIPHDYFSDLLKQPDMDQKAFWKEVKSFARSIEGEEAVLSIDDCIVHKPHSSENDIVAYHFDHTVGKAVKGINSLNFLLSNTVEGQTVNCPVAYEIVHKTVKYIDKNGKEKRKSEKTKNEMVLEVLHRLNFLNKLVFRYILFDTWFTASDTLKYIHYKLKKVFVCPLKSNRNIAMSEKDKNEGKFIHVSDAPIESGQVKRVWVKGVDFPVTLAKQVFTNRDRSTAEQWLVTNGENMAFEDIVAIYQKRWKVEEFHKSLKQNTMLGKSPTKMEITQLNHIFASMIAYIKLEKLKVKEKLNHFAIKSKLYLKMIKAAMEELDALRSA; from the coding sequence ATGAAAAGGAGAGACGGATTTGAATTATACACGGATTATCTTATTGCCAGTCGAGGGCAAGCCACCTCAACAGGGCTCTCAGCATCTTTGGACAATCAGATTCCCCATGATTATTTCAGCGACCTCCTCAAGCAACCGGACATGGACCAAAAGGCTTTTTGGAAAGAGGTGAAGTCTTTCGCCAGGAGTATTGAGGGCGAAGAGGCGGTTTTGAGTATCGACGATTGCATTGTCCACAAGCCTCATTCCTCGGAAAACGACATCGTAGCTTATCATTTCGACCATACTGTAGGCAAAGCGGTCAAAGGGATCAACTCCCTTAACTTTCTTCTGAGCAATACCGTGGAAGGACAAACGGTTAACTGTCCGGTCGCTTATGAGATCGTCCACAAGACGGTGAAATACATAGACAAGAACGGGAAGGAAAAGCGTAAAAGCGAGAAAACGAAAAATGAGATGGTACTGGAAGTTTTACACCGTCTAAACTTTCTGAACAAACTGGTTTTCAGGTACATTCTTTTCGATACGTGGTTCACCGCCAGCGATACGCTGAAGTATATTCATTACAAGCTCAAGAAGGTTTTCGTTTGCCCGCTGAAGAGCAACAGGAATATAGCAATGAGCGAAAAGGACAAAAACGAGGGCAAATTCATTCACGTTTCGGATGCGCCTATTGAAAGCGGTCAAGTGAAGCGGGTGTGGGTCAAGGGAGTTGATTTTCCTGTCACGCTCGCCAAACAAGTCTTTACAAACAGGGACCGGTCGACCGCGGAACAATGGCTGGTTACCAACGGGGAGAACATGGCTTTCGAGGATATCGTAGCGATCTACCAAAAACGGTGGAAAGTCGAGGAGTTCCATAAGTCGCTCAAGCAAAACACGATGTTAGGCAAGTCTCCCACAAAGATGGAGATTACCCAATTGAACCACATCTTCGCTTCCATGATCGCCTACATAAAACTGGAAAAACTGAAGGTTAAGGAGAAGCTGAATCACTTTGCGATAAAATCAAAATTGTATTTGAAGATGATAAAGGCTGCCATGGAAGAACTTGACGCCTTGCGGTCGGCCTGA